A segment of the Necator americanus strain Aroian chromosome IV, whole genome shotgun sequence genome:
atttctaCAGCTACGGGATCATACAAACTTGTAGTGACAGTGTAAAAATGTGCGTTAGGAGTTCATCTCGTATATCGTGTCCTAAGGCCCTTCAGTTCTGGATTTGTTAGTGAACTCCTGCAAAATTCTCGGCTATCCTACATCCTTGTCTCAAGAGATCTCAACTTTCGCTGATGGTGTGGTTTTTACCggaatatttactttttaaagccattttcttgcaaattctCTAACTTTTCCCACGGGATCTATCCTTATTCAGTTTTGAGCCGGCAACCTGAGCCATCCTGTTCATGATAGTAGAACTTCCGAACTTGTCTTCGTCAAAGTGCAAAGCATAGTCCCAATTTCTGTGCTATTTTCCTCGTTTACTTTCAAtctaactctttttttaaatttattattcttctcATCACATGTGAAGTTGCGTTAATTAGGTTGAATTTGATCATAGTAACTTCGATGCCATTTACAGATGTTATTTAGCTAAGTATAAGCTGCCGATATGTGTTTTGCATAGCATGGTCTCTCGACAAACATCCCCAAGGTTATATTGAATACGATCGTACACTCGTTTACCAATGTTTGTCCACCATATATTTAGAACTAGATAACTGCGATAGATGGTATTGGTAAATCCTTCAGTTAATATACAAGCTGTCTAATCGCGAAAGCTCTTCCTCGTAATCAACAACGCGAACTCTACATTGTCCCACAAAGACCTTataggcatcactccacgaatctgagatggtacggatttcaggtggagtattcgtatacgggatagtagattatggagaggggggtgattccgcccatttctacctaattgccgcaaaaaaaacggcccggaagatgcggcgcgtgcacaagactggcgcgctccaatcgaactcgttgtagatagtagcgcgccggaacgctcgaagtcgtatcttccgggccattttcttacggcaattaggaagaaatggacggaatcacccttctcttcataatctacgatcccgtgtactccaatactccacctgaaatccgtagcacctcagattcgtggggtgatgcctttaaaaaaatcagtttcgtgatatgctgtctttaaaattGCTACGAAGAGGCGTGGAACACTGTATGGACAATAGAGCATGCAATTATGAAGCCTCTGCATATAGAATCACTGTTAAAGTTTAACTGCAGTATGTCTGTTCGTGTTTGTTTGTGCGGCCCCGTACGTGATGCCCATTCAAGGCGCAGCGGGGCTCGGCACTGTGTATCCTTGTTCTTACGTGAATTCCTTGGCCTCCTACGTCAGTCTTTCTCGAAACCAAGACTATTAAATCCACCCTAAAGAAGAAAGCGGTAGTAATGAACAGACCTATCACCTGATACAAAAGGAATCCTTAGGTTTTCCCACAAaccatcaaacaaaaaaaaacaattcaaacGAAACAAAACGAGTAAACGCTGGCTGTTTTCATGTTTGTCAGTCTGGgttatcctttaattttaatttaaatttaattttaatatctCAAGAATTTGATTTAGTTGCAAACCTACTTTTTTGcaccttttttcctacttGAAGTAAAGATGTAGAAGCAATGAAGATGAATATTGACTAGCACTCAATAAATTGGTCCTTGAAAGTTTCagaattaagttttttttttcttcaacagcaTTGAAGAACGCAACATTCAAATGCCTAGGTTCTTCAAGCCCCTAAGAGTTGaacttccatgtttttttctttccacagaGTATTTAAATTCTAGGAATATATTCTTTAAAATGTGGTTTTTAAGAGAATCGTCTATATGACCTCTTGTTGAAAACTATCAATAAGATTCTTTTCTCTTGCTACTGTTTTTTCTGCTGCCTCATCTCAGTGATTGTTACCTGATCGCTTTGTTAGTTGTTGAAGTTGTTCCTCAGAATTCATACTCGTACATCAGAACTCATAGAAATCTTTGCAGGTTCCAAGTGTTGATGTTGGTCGACCAGTAGGCTTTCCTCCACCTCCACCTCCTGCTCCTGCTCCGTTTTCTAATAGTacgccgccaccaccaccaccacctcctccaCCGCCGAGCggtagtaattttttttcttgaattattGGTTTTAGCTCGTTCTTATCTCATTAAACGAGTTTTCAGTTATAAGCCCAACACCAGCAGCAGCGGCAGCTCCTCCCcctccacctcctcctccttcgtTGGCTGCAGCGGATTCTGGAAGAGGAAATCTTTTAGCGGTTTGCTTTTGTTAGGATCTTTATCTCTTCCACGGTCCCGACATTTTCACATTCCAGGAAATACAAGCTGGTAAACAACTTCGTAGTGTTGGAGCGCATAACTCGAGTCCAAAAGTTGATGTGCGAGACAATGTGATGGCTCAAATTCGTCAAGGAGCACAACTTAAACATGTTCGTTAGGAATTCGTCTTCTATGTATAGTGTTAGATTCACAGATGCATGCTGATGCATGgacttttattgctttttggatGTGTAGTTATTCCTACTTTTGTCAGGTTGATACAGCAGCAGagcaagagaaaagaagatccGAAAGTACATCACTAGAAATGGGCGGTATTGCCGGTGCTCTTGCTAAGGCTCTTGAAGAGCGTAGAATGAATATGGCGTTGGATGATTCGAGTGACGAAGAAGGTTAGTTGAATACAAAGAAGAATATCTCCTAATGCTTTCCAATTCCTAACAAAAATTGCTCAAATATCGAGAACATTAAGTCTATCGCTCCTCTAGTGCTGCCGGTCTAAAGCAGCTCCCTCCCTACTCTCACAGTATTTCTTTGGACGGGCTaaactttcttgtttttgatcCACGAAAATGAACTCAAGTAAATATTTGCCCTGCTTGGTCAGAAGTAGATGTTaaactcttcttttcatttcggaGCAGTAATCGCAGAAACTTTGAGCATCCAAGACTGACTTAGAGACAGCGTACCACAAAAGTAACGATGTTCGGATCTCTTTGGGAAATCATAGCGTTAAAGGTATAGTTTACGCGTATGAGCATGATCACGGTCAATTTCGctgatcgtcctgaaaaaaaccgcgtgggaaatgccctgttttttttttcatcggagCACGTTATAACCACACTTTTACACGCACCGGATCCCTCTGCAACCTGTTGGTCTTACTTGAATAGACCGCTTCGGAAACCTTATTGATTATTATCCGCTCGCTTGCGGACGCAGTGCAGGTAACATGTCTCGTAGGGAAAAATGTACGAAAAGACTGTTTCACATGTCGTTTTTGTGGGCTACCAGAAGAATTGAACTCGGTCACCCTCATGCTCGTAATCTATTTATACTCCCAACcctatcttttcttcttaaggATATTAACGttgtcagttttgtgatatgccgcctttaaaaaatttcaatcgCTGCTGTGGCCTGTACGTAATTCTGGATAACATAGTGTATGAAAATCTTCTATGATATTATCGTTcctataaaatttttcttggattttatcGTTGATTGAAAGTTTTTCTGGGATATTATCGTTAATATATCTGGTGATACGCCAGAGTAGTAacgataataaaaataatagtttaTCAGACTTGATTCAAGAATTCTGCCAGTTTTATTTCTGATATACTCTGTTTAAAGCAAGAATATTTCTAGATATAATATTTCAGAATCTGACGAAAGGAACGAGTGGTCTGATTAGCAGCTACACGGTTGTTTTTGATAAGCAATGCGAAGTTATGCATATTTTGGGCAGAACTTTGCAATCATTTCTCCATGGCAGATGGCTGCGCATGTGGAACTTGTGTCTATTCTCTTTTTGCAGCTTACTCCCGTGTTGACAGAGAAATGAAGGTCTAtgtctttgtttgtttgcctTATCATTCATTCTTCATGCTTTGACagtatgtattatatttaattttattctattaaatGATAAAGATTCGAGAGCTTTTGTGCACATTCGGTGAATATAGATTGTATGCCACATCATTGGATAAACTTAAATTTGGTGTTGTACATTCACTTCTGTGATATCTGTGTTTTGTGATCTATCGAgtagattgatttttttttccgcttacAGTTACTCATCAGTCTGTTTTCACCAATTGACGTGTTCTGTAAACGTTTCTCTTACATCCAGAACAATATTATCTTGCTCAACTGATGCAGTGCTACTTGCTCCACATCCACTCTTTTATCACTTGAATTCACGTCAAGCTTTAGAAGCACGCTCGATTTGTTAGAGTTTAATGCaattaaaggtttttttttctactgtgtAAATGATGTGCAGTAAACCAGTATTCGAAATCCTGTATTGTTAAATACCTTTAATCACCAAAAACTCCTAATGTTTACTTAGGAGGTTAAGGTAGATGTGCACTTGAGACGGAACCAGTCGTACTCACTCGTACGCATCTGCATCAGAAAAGGTCAGATGCAAAGGGACCCAACTAGAGTAATTCATAGCCGCAGCTCTTAGATCTTGGATAGCAAAGGAAACCTAGAATCTGTGCGTGGGAGTCACCTGAGAAAATAGTACTGATCATACACAGATGTGATAATCGGAGCAGGTGCTCTgacctcttcacttttgaacgattggggaagggacctccttcgcTTTAAGGcagttggcgaaattacctccttcactttttggcggttggcgaaaggaccccttcacttgagctgcaccccatgaactaaatccccttcacctgaggagggtccgtcTTCTCCCTATCACTCACACCTATGGTACTGATGGTTACTTTGTGCACCGGTGTTGGTGTCTGCGACCCATGGTTTGAGTTTCTAGCTCCCAGCTAGGACAGTTTACAGAGTTTTTCTGTTCACTTCCTCCTCGTATCATTCATCTCTTAGATGTCGAATGGGCGTATTTGGCAATTGATTAGGGAGGAATGGTGTAGTCCAGTGTCTTACGACCGATCCTTACAGATGCGTTATGTTGATGGGTAGATTAAAGTATAGGACTAGTTGCAGAGAATACTTTTGCGTACGAGTGATATAACTTTCGCTTTGGAGAAGCTATCTCACATTTTACCATTACATGAAACATTTCAGTAAGTACTGGCCTTGATCTTGATCTACCGTTTTTCGCACTAGGCGGCATCTATGCCAGTGTGGTGCCAACTGTGTGACATCTATTTTGAGGAGTCGCTggtaagttcttttttgttattattgtttgtatttctttttagagataaagaaaataattcttctaagtttttttgtgtgttAGTAAATGGCTCAGATGTCAGGAAACCAGCTTAGGTAATCATTACGACCACTTTTTGGtccccctccctccctcctTCACTTTCCTATAGGGTAGTCCGATGTAGCAGCTCTGTCGCATTTCTGTCAAAGGAATTCTCATTTACTTCTACTCTATTTGATGTATAAGTTGATATAGTAGCATTTCAATTTGAAGACGTGTTAGAATTGGTTCTAAAGGCGGATGTTTTTTCGCCGCTGATACACACAGTTGGATCCgaaggtcaaaacaacattacTTGTGGTGCAATCGAGTAAGCGGATACTCTCCCAATGAAATCCTCTCCAGCTCCAATCAGGCGACTTAGTGTCCCACTACACCACCTTGGGCGTAACCTCGTGCGTAATTGTACCACCAATCAGACCGTTTTGATCCGATTGTGGATTGGATGTACGTCGAACGTAGTGAATTAACTATCAAACAGCCAAACCGTAGGAAATGAGATAAGATATTGTGTATATCTTTGCACATTTCCCAAAAGTCCCATCTTAAAATATATGTTTCCAGAGACTACGGTCtcattattcatgtttatttcttaGGAACTGGAAGTTCACTACCTATCACTTAGCCACCACATCAAACTCGAAACTACTAATCCAGTTATCCATTGTTGTCCTGCTTGTGCTGTTTCGTGTTCCACACTCAGTGAATATTCGAAGGTACGCGTCAGTTATCCATAtcgttttctgtttgtttttcatttcattaagtGAAGCACATTGATACTGAGGAGCATCGAAAGAAGCGTGATCGTATGAGAGCGATCATCGATACAATGGACGCCGGCGACGATCGCAgagtagttcttttttcaattatttatgatcgagatctctttcttctttactcgttctttttcgtttgagcacttttttttgtatttgcaGCGTTGTAACGCTGTGCCTGATAGAATACAGCAACCCGCTCTCACTCCTAACTACATGCAACCTTCATCGTCATTTGTTCGCAATGGAAACAAAAGGTTGGTGTTTTTTCTATGGCAATGTTACGATAATCTAGtgcctttttctttcgtttgttATGCTTCCAGTGAAGATGGGGCGAAGCTTCGTCTTTTCTAAGGAACTTTTTCGTTACAGAGAATTAACTTGATTTTACTAATCAGGGTGCGTAACGCGTGTTGTTTATGCGCATTAATAACACATAAAAGAGCGAAATGATAACGTTTGAGCTCTTCCTCTTTGAACATACACCGATTTCTACTTCAGACAAAAGTGATCGCAGTTGAAGAATTCGATATCAAATAAGGATTTCTGATATATGTACCTACAGCTAGTTTACTTTCTTACAGCTCTAATGTAGTGATTTCTCTAAGGGTCTTCTAGTGATCGACTAATAAATCGAATCGATATAGATCGAATAACTAGTGATCGACTTATTTTACTCCTAGTTAAGGTTTCGACGGGTTCGCGTTCTTCAGAACctgaaagaataaatttgaatGTGCCCagcaatctccaagtcctctgtTTTTGAAACCTGAGCATTGGGAgctgtatttatgttttcttgttatccCAACGAGGTATTGgtaaaactttattattggggTGACGTATCGACAACTTCTTCTTTGTCAAAGGCCTAACAAGGGCCTTGGTTCGAGGACTTTAatgctatgcatatcccagtatgctcttctctctttgccAAACCTGAGTTAGATGGAATATGCATAGCATTAAAGTTCTCGCACCGTTTTTAGGGATTCGATAAGGACGAATTTGTCGAAATGTCAGcgcaataataaagtttcaccaaaatttCGTTGGCAtaataagaaaacataaatcaaTTCGAATGTGATTCGTGATGCTGCAAAAAGGGAAAGGATAGAGGAGGAAACCGAACTGAGATATCGACTGTTCTAAAAACAGCGGCCTCACCAGTATCTTGTGCCTTTTTTatgtatagtcaggtcaaaacgacttgagttgtgatgcaattgcgtaaacaGTTACATTTGAGGTGGCGCAATAGGACTTTCAGATCCTGAAATCGATTGGATCCAGCGTGAAACCCATTGTGGACCCAACCGCTTGTACAATAACACTACAAGTCAGGTTGTTCTGAGTCGATTATATGTGCAGTCGACATAAAACGTTTTGCAAGGTTACCAGCGGAGCTCAGAGCGGCGCGGCTCTGCGGTCTGATGGTTTTGTAGCGCTTGAATGTGAacgttaataaaaaaagaatttgaacgTTCAGTAAATATCAAATCGCCAAGCCCCCAGGCTGCCCCCCACCCCTTGCCGCTGCCAACTCTGCTGGCTGTCTAGAGGGTTGACGCGACGCTCCTCGCTGAAGGCGTGAACTGAGTTCTCTTTACAATGTGCAGGGAACTGTTCggtctatttatttttctttttacattttatggttttctcttttcccgTATAGGATTATGCAGTCGTATTCGGTAGAATTATATAGTCCTAGCGAAACCCCTTAccattagttttatcgtttgttttgccCTTAGAGCACCTCTAATATTACAATTTGTGGGGATTCTATTTCTATCCCATTCTTTTGTGTAATTGTTCACAATTGGCATATTTTGGAGTCGTTATACAAAGAAACCCTCTACTTGTATAAATTTCTCTTGATTTCAGGTCATCTCTTCAAAGCCTTCAGTTTCCTGGGATTGCatttttgtccatttttcatttaattgttCATACTTTGCTTCTTCTATTATGGATTTTGGGATTTTGCTATGACTACTATTCTACAAGACACTCTATTCATATGCAGTTAAACatgaatttcaaagaaacagaaaggaaaGTTCATTTAGACTAAGATTTTAGAAGCACcttaagcaaaaaagaaaaaaaacacagtaaaactaatggaatAGGACTTCACTAAAACCTAAATATTGATCCAATTCCTGCActattataagaaaaaaaaaactagtggaaAACGTTGTTGAAAACCGGTGCAGTAAACTTTGATTGTTTTGAAGTCACATTCTTAAGGCGAACTTATCCGGCTCCCAATATCAATGATGGGCAACAACCACGTTTCGGTAGAGCCCTCGCTCGTCATCCTTCTCAGTTGCAAGGACAGGACTCTTTTGCAACACGCTGCTCCTCTCAACAGGTTGTTagcaaattttttattttcagagtCTACTTTGTAGCGATAATTCAGTACTAGTAATGGAGCACGTTGCGTGTTCAGTATAGCGCAATTTGGCATCGATTGGTCTTCAGGGCCCTAATTCCGTACGTCCGATAGACTCTGAATGTCATGATTCCGCGTGGAGAAACACGCACTACTCCAATCCTCCTCGACCGTATGTCCCTTCTTTGCCAGAAGAAACTTCGTCTCATTCTGAAAGCTGCACCAATAAAAATGTAGCAAGTGGAGTGAATTACGAAGACTCAAGGTTCAACTTATTTTGCGTTGGAGATCTAgatgtaatattttttgttgaaagtaCTTAACTAATTAAGGGTGCATTTTTCTACTGATGTACGAAGATTCGATGGATACGGAAGAGAGAAGGGGGATAATCCTCAATTGTTAACAGGATCGGATGCCCAACAAGACTTCAATTCTGTGAAACATTCATCGCCTCCCAAGCGAGGAATCCTTGCAAGGCTGTCGCTTCGAAGAAAAGATAAGGTTGAGTGTTAGATTTTCATGATTACATATCGGCATTCtgactttttatcctttctttgtttttttttcgttttttattcaatgtttcaatttttggttCTACTGGCTAGCACTTAGATCACCCTACCCACTTTGTCTTTAGacacagcgtatcacgaaattgatgtagtGTGGAAGCTGCATGGAAAACACAGTATTCGGGGTTCTAGATTACGAATGTGAGTGTGGCTCTGCTCAACTTCCTCTAGtcgtccttaaaggcatcactccacgaacctGGGggtgggtttcaggtgggttatgcctgtacAGGGACGTAGGTTATGGCGAgggattccgttcatctcttcctaattaccgtaaaaacggcctgaaagatgatgcgcgtgcacaaggctgacgcgctccaatcgaactcgtagagaATAGCGCCCGGAATGTTTGTAGCCACATCTTCTtggctttttacggcaattaggaagaaatggatagaatcaccctccttcccataatctacgtcgCCGTATAAGCAAGACCCACCTGAaacaccacagattcgtggagtgatgcctttaaaaaacggTTTGGGAAAAtatgtttgttcctacgaggtacgtgggAACGCTCCACTCTTAAATAGGCCGCTGAAGGAACTGGACAAAGGAGCGGGTTCCGACTTAACTCACGTACGTAGGAATGAATCCTGTttctcacgctgttttttttttgagcgatAAGGGAAATTAAGCGGGGCCACGCGCATATTCTTAATCTATACCTCTTACTCTGTATTTTTATGAGGTTTCCTCACTATTCGGTTTTGTGATGCAGTGCCTTTGATTTGTTCAGATCGAAGTTTCGCTGTGCATTCTATGCCTCGTAAAGCTCATTTGCGTTTTTCGCCCTTTTCAGTGCGCTTCATGGAAATACCTTTAGCTACAACAAGTTTTCTGATATGAGTTAGAAGTATAATTTGCCGATAACGATAAACTAAAATGACTGCGTTGTCTGAATACGTCAACctattgagaaaaattttatagaTACCATAGCTGGCAGGACAATTATCTCAAATGCCTTTTtccaggtaaaaaaaaatgtttattttatttaggcCTCCAAAGGAAATGTCGGCGATAAAACGGAAAAGCCTGAAAGAGGAgacagaaaaggaaagaagaagaaatctttGACTCGTTCTCCACCCTCTTTAGTTTCACTAAAAACACAAGGTAATGTACATTTTCTATTCCGTACCTCCAAGGATTTAGAACGTTATTCAACAAAATTATAGCTACGAACGACATGGGTGAGAGTAGTCGAAATCGCATTCGGACTGCTTTTGTAAACGTCGCTATGAAAGACAAGACAAAGAAGTTGTAtacatcttttttgttttccacttttcaaGTAATTTAATCATTTTACAGATGGGAACTTGTAGCTGTTAAAGGAAAAGCTTCTTATCTGAAGAATCGAAGTCAACGTATGCTGAAAGATCGAATGAGCAAGTACCGCCTCGTCGACAGTAAAGGGTATTGTTTTGATGGCGGTTTGAGGGATTTATAAATTTacgatttttgcaatttttaagtGTTGTGGTGCAAGAAATGACTGGAGAAGAACAAAATACTTCGCATTTTCGTCGAGTACCTACTGGTGGTAGAAACGGATCAAATTTGCCTCATCTTTCTTCCCACATTTGGGGTACTGGACCCGAGGCTTTGCCACGTTCTCAACAACGTGATACTCATTTTAAGACGCCCGGAACGTAAGTTTGTTCCACTGTGTTATAGAGCTGAAATTTTGTATTACGGTGGCTTTTATCTTCCCATAGTATTTGCGAATTTTTGCTGGTATTGTGGCCGTTAAGTGTTCTGCTGATAAATCCTAACAAAAGTTCCCCGCCGtaattattcttttccttgtaatatttcttcattattatgactagaaaattcagaaaaatctcGGTCTTCCAGTAGCTATGGTGATTTTCTTCGTACCAGCAatcaggatttttcttctttttaaagaatttattagcgttttcatcacaaacatattatttccaaaatatcTGTGCTTATATATGGGAAGTTAATTTTCTCGCTTGAACATCAAGTCAGGTTTGGGAGTGTAcgttctttgttgttttca
Coding sequences within it:
- a CDS encoding hypothetical protein (NECATOR_CHRIV.G13748.T2), whose translation is MPVWCQLCDIYFEESLELEVHYLSLSHHIKLETTNPVIHCCPACAVSCSTLSEYSKHIDTEEHRKKRDRMRAIIDTMDAGDDRRRCNAVPDRIQQPALTPNYMQPSSSFVRNGNKRRTYPAPNINDGQQPRFGRALARHPSQLQGQDSFATRCSSQQGPNSVRPIDSECHDSAWRNTHYSNPPRPYVPSLPEETSSHSESCTNKNVASGVNYEDSRVHFSTDVRRFDGYGREKGDNPQLLTGSDAQQDFNSVKHSSPPKRGILARLSLRRKDKASKGNVGDKTEKPERGDRKGKKKKSLTRSPPSLVSLKTQATNDMGESSRNRIRTAFVNVAMKDKTKKWELVAVKGKASYLKNRSQRMLKDRMSKYRLVDSKGVVVQEMTGEEQNTSHFRRVPTGGRNGSNLPHLSSHIWGTGPEALPRSQQRDTHFKTPGTSSALSGSAPPPPQSPSSLLCRDDSNSGYAIMHDFPMSTPKNYSIAARAYENCQGSPVPDITSNRNGKRAPDAPFISSSNTATVSEADFDLSNSFSVNSSLVLDCRSLTSRMNLISTANVTRCSEAITVKDEPGECPPPEALPSPPQFDQTVSLQGYSGEAKIGGEKEREEFWELGGIIRSHRIFAKAGSRDERHSSYALEVTTKFNSCSYSVLVYFCHMFVWMVMNNFDLSGGANRVDRSNSESQSILFYEKLSWICLHNGVI
- a CDS encoding hypothetical protein (NECATOR_CHRIV.G13748.T1) codes for the protein MPVWCQLCDIYFEESLELEVHYLSLSHHIKLETTNPVIHCCPACAVSCSTLSEYSKHIDTEEHRKKRDRMRAIIDTMDAGDDRRRCNAVPDRIQQPALTPNYMQPSSSFVRNGNKRRTYPAPNINDGQQPRFGRALARHPSQLQGQDSFATRCSSQQGPNSVRPIDSECHDSAWRNTHYSNPPRPYVPSLPEETSSHSESCTNKNVASGVNYEDSRVHFSTDVRRFDGYGREKGDNPQLLTGSDAQQDFNSVKHSSPPKRGILARLSLRRKDKASKGNVGDKTEKPERGDRKGKKKKSLTRSPPSLVSLKTQATNDMGESSRNRIRTAFVNVAMKDKTKKWELVAVKGKASYLKNRSQRMLKDRMSKYRLVDSKGVVVQEMTGEEQNTSHFRRVPTGGRNGSNLPHLSSHIWGTGPEALPRSQQRDTHFKTPGTSSALSGSAPPPPQSPSSLLCRDDSNSGYAIMHDFPMSTPKNYSIAARAYENCQGSPVPDITSNRNGKRAPDAPFISSSNTATVSEADFDLSNSFSVNSSLVLDCRSLTSRMNLISTANVTRCSEAITVKDEPGECPPPEALPSPPQFDQTVSLQGYSGEAKIGGEKEREEFWELGIAEHKKGHEILETRGKIERIQAELFEATAYLQKLEVEMNDILRRKSELLGLPPPSSVE